In Streptomyces sclerotialus, the DNA window ACCCACCGGCTTCGCACAGCAACCGCACATCCTCGCCTGGCCGCGGCCGTCGCCGCCGCGCTGTTCACCGGCGCCTCCCTCCAGCAACTCGCCACCGCCCGCCCCCGCGACTACGACGACGCTGCGGCCACACTCGCCCTGCACGACCGCGCCCGCTACACCGACGGCTGCGCCACCCACCCCGTACCGCCCTGGGCGGGCATCTTCCTGCGGGCCGCGGCCTGCTTCGCCCGGCTCGTACCCGGCGAGGGCCAGGAACTGCTCGCCGCGCCAGGTGACCGTGCGCACCTGCTGCGCCTGGCCGAGACGGCCAGGCTGCGCCCACCCCAGCCACCCACGGCCCGCCGCCAAGGCCCGGCCGGCCGTGTCGAGTGGGACTGGCAGGAGCGGCAGGAAGCTGAGAGGTACGAAGCGATGCCGGCCAGACGCGCCAGGCCCACCACGCGACGCTGAACACCTGACGTGTTCGCTCGAAGGTGCAAGCTCATCCGATCGAGAAGTCGGCGAACTCGATGTCGCTGAAGGCGATGCGTAAGCCGTGGGCGCGGCGGCCCCATTCGCGAAAGTAGGCATGTCCCAGCGCGCGGGCCAGGATCACCGTCTGCTGCTGCTCGCCCGCGCCGGCGTCCCGGGCGGCGAACAACTCCCGGGCTACCTCTCCCGGCAGGTACTGGGTGATGCACCGCACCCGCGGATCGTCCGAGGACCCTGCTGGCGCGGCGAACCCGAATCGCGCCCGGGTATGGAAGACGAAGCCCTCCGCTTCGGCCTGGGCACGCCGACGAGCCCGTATCCGGGGCTGCCACCGCGCCAAGACCGCTTCCTCGATCGCCCGGTCCTGCATCGCCCCCCGGCAGGCGGCGCGCTCCGGGCTTCTTCGTCACCCACCGCTGCACAGTGCGCTGCGACACCCCCAGCACGACGGCCACCCTCCGGGTGGAATACCGATTCGTTGCCAGCAGAAACCGCAGGCGAGCCTCGGTGCTCAAGGGAACGGGCCAGGTGCGTAACGCGTGCTCCAGCCCCTGCTCGATATGCCCCACGCCCGCCTCCTCCAAGTGGCCAGCCGATAAGGCCGGCACCCTGCGGCCATGACGTCAGTTCTCCCACACTCCCCGCCCCTCACCGCCGATTGCGGCATTCCCGGAACAGCAGTAGCTGGCATCGGCTAGAGGGCCCCTGCGTCGGCGACAGGGCGGCTATGCCCACTTCACGCCCAGCTCCCGCAGTGCATTCAGCTGGTCGTGAGTGAGCTTGTCGCGCCTCGATTTCGTGTTCGAGACCCACACGCCCAGCTTCACAAGCACCGGCTCGGCCTCGCCAACGACCGCGATTTCTTCGGCGTGACCCCTTGGTACCGGCCGGTCCGCGCCCTCCCGCTCCACCCATTGCGCGAGGGCCGCAAGTCCTCGCTGGAAGGCTGATGCCTTCCCGGTACCCTTGGCCGTCGGGGCGGGAGCCGGCGCTTCATCGGGCTGTACGCCCAGCGCTGTCAGCCGCTCCTGCTGCTCGGTGGTCAGCTGCGCCCACGTACTCGGCTGCTTCTGCCGCTGCAGCCACCTGCCCAGGTCATCCCCCTCGAAGAGCACTCCGCGCTGGATTTCGGCAAGGACGCCGGCCCCGTCGGCGTCGACCAGGTCGGCGAGGACGCGGTAGTGGCGTTGCCAGTCCAGCGGCCAGAGGCAGTTCCAGTCCGGGTCGATCTGGGTGAGCTGGGCGGCACGGGCTGCCGCACGCTGTGGGTTCTTGCCGAGGCCGTCCTTGCGGCGGAGGTTGGCCATGTGCTCCCCGACCGGGACCAGCTCACTGTCGGCGTCGCCCCATACAGCGTGCCGCCTAGGGGCGAGGTGGCCGTGGGCGCGGTGGAAGGAGCGCAGCGCGGCGAGTTTGCTCTCCCAGGCTTCGTCGCCGGGCTCCCACACCATTCCGGCTTCGTCGAGCAGCGTCTTGCGGTGGTCGCCGAGTTCGCCCGCACGGTACACGCGCCGCTGCTGGTGGACCCACCGCCCCAGAGGGAACGCCTTGGTGACGCCCACCGTCGTCTCGGTGTCGTACGGCACCGCGTACAGGCCGGTAATCCCGTTCTCTTGGCGCCAACGCAGGAGGGCTTGGTAGCCCTCGAGCCACACCAGGGATTCCGGCCGGTAGACCCGGGTGCGCAGGAACGCAGCGATGGTGGCGGCGTCGCGCGGGGTGGAGAAGTGCAGCAGCGCCGACTCCACCGCGCCCTCGGTCTCGTCCTGCCCGCCCTCGCCTCCGGCCGTGGTGCCGATGATCCGCCCGTCCTCGTCCCGCTTCACGTGCACGTGCCGCTGCCCGCTGCTCAGCGCCCGGCTGGCAAGCTGTTCGACGAGGCGTTCCGAATGTGAGCGCAGGCCCTGGAGAACGGCCACAAGGGGGCGAAACGAGGCGCTGGCGACCATGTCGGTGGGGTCCTCGCCGGGCTCCAGGAACACCGGCACAATGATCCTGGCGACCTTCGTGCTGCCGTCGCGGTTGAGCCGGAGCGCCCGGCCGATGTTCTGCACGATCTCGACCTGGGAGCCGCGGGTGTCGGCGAAGCACACTGCTTCCACGCCGCGCTCGCCGGTGATGTCCACGCCCTCCCCGAGCACCCGAACGCTCGCCAGGAACGCCCGGTGCACCCGGCGCCCGGCCGCGTTGATCCCATTGGCGAACTGCCGCAGCACCTCGCGCCGCTCGGAGACGAGGTGGTCGCCGCACAACCAGGCTGACCACACCCGGTCCGGGGGGACGTGGCGGCCGGCCTCCAGCTCGTAGAACTCCGCGTCG includes these proteins:
- the tpg gene encoding telomere-protecting terminal protein Tpg, yielding MQDRAIEEAVLARWQPRIRARRRAQAEAEGFVFHTRARFGFAAPAGSSDDPRVRCITQYLPGEVARELFAARDAGAGEQQQTVILARALGHAYFREWGRRAHGLRIAFSDIEFADFSIG
- a CDS encoding DEAD/DEAH box helicase, whose translation is MQGISLREHQVDQKSAFREWVRFPARSSVPPEGARGTIVSATGSGKTITAAACALECFSGRRILVTVPTLDLLVQTAQAWRLVGHRAPMVAVCSLENDPVLNSLRVRTTTNPIQLALWAAHGPIVVFATYASLVDREDLDAPAGQRKVRGPLEAALAGGERLYGQRMDGFDLAIVDEAHGTAGDLGRPWAAIHDNQRIPADFRLYLTATPRILASPQPRRGADGQELELASMADDPDGTYGPWLAELGLSEAIERGILAGFEIDVLEIRDPTPALGESEEAQRGRRLALLQTALLEHAARWNLRTVMTFHQKVEEAAAFAEKLPETAAELYAGDASGGALAAADRLPKSSIDAEFYELEAGRHVPPDRVWSAWLCGDHLVSERREVLRQFANGINAAGRRVHRAFLASVRVLGEGVDITGERGVEAVCFADTRGSQVEIVQNIGRALRLNRDGSTKVARIIVPVFLEPGEDPTDMVASASFRPLVAVLQGLRSHSERLVEQLASRALSSGQRHVHVKRDEDGRIIGTTAGGEGGQDETEGAVESALLHFSTPRDAATIAAFLRTRVYRPESLVWLEGYQALLRWRQENGITGLYAVPYDTETTVGVTKAFPLGRWVHQQRRVYRAGELGDHRKTLLDEAGMVWEPGDEAWESKLAALRSFHRAHGHLAPRRHAVWGDADSELVPVGEHMANLRRKDGLGKNPQRAAARAAQLTQIDPDWNCLWPLDWQRHYRVLADLVDADGAGVLAEIQRGVLFEGDDLGRWLQRQKQPSTWAQLTTEQQERLTALGVQPDEAPAPAPTAKGTGKASAFQRGLAALAQWVEREGADRPVPRGHAEEIAVVGEAEPVLVKLGVWVSNTKSRRDKLTHDQLNALRELGVKWA